A genomic window from Prunus persica cultivar Lovell chromosome G2, Prunus_persica_NCBIv2, whole genome shotgun sequence includes:
- the LOC18784974 gene encoding uncharacterized protein LOC18784974 isoform X2, whose protein sequence is MGAILMLLYSSSTAHHVAAVDLSTGSTQNTIAETVNLTGTRHAISDSANKFTVIHKGCDKVCNMMNTSTHHRWSSGGSGCCNSSTPKAINKSLVSEAETQSMGNISFWLIMSSRSKRTRSRLIFPILMVGDMNSTQQDALIMFPSFYSYNRIVSGSPKLYPTTPRIHTRTKLEYHIKIGKGSSDTHLLDTFQTMTRKYNYHRKSRRLRGYIPQHIKVFPGPAKLTLGLGFCFSCLSFVISGIYFSVKKHKFIKLKSKFFQRNRGLLLEQQIALRGGTTILTAEELDMTADCYKKTHIFVSGGSGTGTSQKGLSPEKVVAEGQIEHFISEILTLTKVNHQNLVKFLGCCLETEAPVLVYELACNGTLFDYIHHTNEKSSLPWDILLKIVTESAVALAYLHSATDSSKQMIIHGNVKSSNILLTDCFMAKISGFGPSRTMWPLSDCCATTCK, encoded by the exons ATGGGAGCAATATTAATGTTGTTGTACTCTAGTTCTACTGCTCATCATGTTGCTGCAGTGGACTTGAGTACTggcagcacacaaaacacaatCGCTGAGACTGTGAACTTGACTGGCACCCGGCACGCAATCTCCGACTCTGCAAACAAGTTCACAGTCATACACAAGGGATGTGACAAGGTATGCAACATGATGAACACTTCGACTCATCATAGATGGTCTTCTGGTGGTAGTGGCTGTTGCAATTCTTCCACTCCCAAAGCCATTAATAAGTCTCTTGTGTCTGAGGCAGAGACACAGAGTATGGGAAACATTAGTTTCTGGCTTATCATGAGTAGCCGCAGCAAACGAACCAGGTCCAGGCTCATCTTTCCTATTTTGATGGTAGGAGACATGAACAGCACACAACAAGACGCGCTCATCATGTTTCCATCATTCTATTCCTACAACAGAATTGTCTCTGGTTCTCCTAAACTATATCCAACTACTCCCAGAATCCACACACGTACAAAACTGGAATACCACATAAAAATTGGCAAAGGTTCTTCGGACACACATCTATTGGACACATTCCAGACTATGACTCGGAAATATAATTACCACAGGAAAAGCAGACGTCTTCGAGGTTACATCCCACAACATATCAAAGTCTTTCCAGGCCCGGCAAAGCTCACTCTAG GTCTCGGCTTTTGTTTCTCATGTCTTTCATTTGTGATATCTGGAATTTATTTCAGTGTGAAGAAGCATAAGTTTATTAAGCTAAAATCCAAATTCTTCCAGAGAAACAGAGGGTTATTGTTAGAGCAGCAAATTGCTTTACGTGGAGGCACAACAATTTTAACAGCCGAGGAGCTAGATATGACTGCTGACTGTTATAAGAAAACTCACATTTTTGTTTCAGGAGGCAGTGGAACTGGAACGTCTCAAAAAGGACTTTCGCCAGAAAAAGTAGTGGCAGAGGGCCAAATTGAGCATTTTATAAGTGAAATTCTCACTCTTACTAAAGTAAACCATCAAAACTTGGTCAAGTTCTTGGGCTGCTGCTTAGAGACTGAAGCTCCAGTATTGGTCTATGAACTTGCCTGCAACGGGACCCTGTTTGACTACATTCATCATACCAATGAGAAAAGTTCATTGCCTTGGGATATCCTTTTGAAGATAGTCACAGAATCTGCAGTTGCTCTTGCTTATCTTCATTCTGCAAcagactcatcaaaacaaatgATCATTCATGGAAATGTCAAGTCTTCCAACATACTTTTAACTGATTGTTTCATGGCCAAAATCTCCGGTTTTGGACCTTCAAG AACAATGTGGCCTCTTTCAGATTGTTGCGCCACAACTTGTAAATGA
- the LOC18784974 gene encoding wall-associated receptor kinase-like 22 isoform X1: MGAILMLLYSSSTAHHVAAVDLSTGSTQNTIAETVNLTGTRHAISDSANKFTVIHKGCDKVCNMMNTSTHHRWSSGGSGCCNSSTPKAINKSLVSEAETQSMGNISFWLIMSSRSKRTRSRLIFPILMVGDMNSTQQDALIMFPSFYSYNRIVSGSPKLYPTTPRIHTRTKLEYHIKIGKGSSDTHLLDTFQTMTRKYNYHRKSRRLRGYIPQHIKVFPGPAKLTLGLGFCFSCLSFVISGIYFSVKKHKFIKLKSKFFQRNRGLLLEQQIALRGGTTILTAEELDMTADCYKKTHIFVSGGSGTGTSQKGLSPEKVVAEGQIEHFISEILTLTKVNHQNLVKFLGCCLETEAPVLVYELACNGTLFDYIHHTNEKSSLPWDILLKIVTESAVALAYLHSATDSSKQMIIHGNVKSSNILLTDCFMAKISGFGPSRLVPSTESQISTLVHGKLGYLDPEYLHTGQLTDKSDVYSFGVVLLELLTGEMPVSFDRPENQRVITSYFLLSAEQCGLFQIVAPQLVNEGSREQVRAVADLAKSCLKLSRAERPTMEQVARELHRLSNTYPRVKVDSHDT, translated from the exons ATGGGAGCAATATTAATGTTGTTGTACTCTAGTTCTACTGCTCATCATGTTGCTGCAGTGGACTTGAGTACTggcagcacacaaaacacaatCGCTGAGACTGTGAACTTGACTGGCACCCGGCACGCAATCTCCGACTCTGCAAACAAGTTCACAGTCATACACAAGGGATGTGACAAGGTATGCAACATGATGAACACTTCGACTCATCATAGATGGTCTTCTGGTGGTAGTGGCTGTTGCAATTCTTCCACTCCCAAAGCCATTAATAAGTCTCTTGTGTCTGAGGCAGAGACACAGAGTATGGGAAACATTAGTTTCTGGCTTATCATGAGTAGCCGCAGCAAACGAACCAGGTCCAGGCTCATCTTTCCTATTTTGATGGTAGGAGACATGAACAGCACACAACAAGACGCGCTCATCATGTTTCCATCATTCTATTCCTACAACAGAATTGTCTCTGGTTCTCCTAAACTATATCCAACTACTCCCAGAATCCACACACGTACAAAACTGGAATACCACATAAAAATTGGCAAAGGTTCTTCGGACACACATCTATTGGACACATTCCAGACTATGACTCGGAAATATAATTACCACAGGAAAAGCAGACGTCTTCGAGGTTACATCCCACAACATATCAAAGTCTTTCCAGGCCCGGCAAAGCTCACTCTAG GTCTCGGCTTTTGTTTCTCATGTCTTTCATTTGTGATATCTGGAATTTATTTCAGTGTGAAGAAGCATAAGTTTATTAAGCTAAAATCCAAATTCTTCCAGAGAAACAGAGGGTTATTGTTAGAGCAGCAAATTGCTTTACGTGGAGGCACAACAATTTTAACAGCCGAGGAGCTAGATATGACTGCTGACTGTTATAAGAAAACTCACATTTTTGTTTCAGGAGGCAGTGGAACTGGAACGTCTCAAAAAGGACTTTCGCCAGAAAAAGTAGTGGCAGAGGGCCAAATTGAGCATTTTATAAGTGAAATTCTCACTCTTACTAAAGTAAACCATCAAAACTTGGTCAAGTTCTTGGGCTGCTGCTTAGAGACTGAAGCTCCAGTATTGGTCTATGAACTTGCCTGCAACGGGACCCTGTTTGACTACATTCATCATACCAATGAGAAAAGTTCATTGCCTTGGGATATCCTTTTGAAGATAGTCACAGAATCTGCAGTTGCTCTTGCTTATCTTCATTCTGCAAcagactcatcaaaacaaatgATCATTCATGGAAATGTCAAGTCTTCCAACATACTTTTAACTGATTGTTTCATGGCCAAAATCTCCGGTTTTGGACCTTCAAGGTTGGTCCCTAGTACTGAATCCCAGATAAGCACATTAGTTCACGGGAAACTTGGTTATCTAGATCCGGAGTATCTCCATACAGGCCAGCTGACAGACAAGAGCGACGTTTATAGCTTTGGAGTCGTTTTGTTAGAACTTTTAACTGGGGAGATGCCCGTATCCTTTGATAGACCAGAAAATCAAAGAGTTATAACGTCCTACTTCCTTTTGTCTGCAGAACAATGTGGCCTCTTTCAGATTGTTGCGCCACAACTTGTAAATGAGGGAAGCAGAGAACAAGTCAGAGCAGTTGCGGACCTTGCTAAGAGCTGCCTCAAGTTGAGTAGAGCAGAAAGGCCAACAATGGAACAAGTGGCCAGGGAGCTACATAGGCTGTCCAACACGTATCCTAGGGTTAAAGTTGACAGCCATGACACTTAA